A portion of the Drosophila sechellia strain sech25 chromosome 2R, ASM438219v1, whole genome shotgun sequence genome contains these proteins:
- the LOC6608096 gene encoding acetyl-CoA carboxylase isoform X3 has product MLKRRASKRFVLVESGEDNANGSGSGSGSGSGSGSGVVIPQFVAVDCGQNESNNNNNNHVGEMSASISNHNSANNQSSPSLLSVPVVGTLKPSMSRGTGLGQDRHQDRDFHIATTEEFVKRFGGTRVINKVLIANNGIAAVKCMRSIRRWAYEMFKNERAIRFVVMVTPEDLKANAEYIKMADHYVPVPGGSNNNNYANVELIVDIALRTQVQAVWAGWGHASENPKLPELLHKEGLVFLGPPERAMWALGDKVASSIVAQTAEIPTLPWSGSDLKAQYSGKKIKISSELFARGCVTNVEQGLAAVNKIGFPVMIKASEGGGGKGIRRVDTTEEFPALFRQVQAEVPGSPIFVMKLARGARHLEVQLLADQYGNAISLFGRDCSIQRRHQKIIEEAPAIVAQPEVFEDMEKAAVRLAKMVGYVSAGTVEYLYDPEGRYFFLELNPRLQVEHPCTEMVADVNLPAAQLQIGMGIPLYRLKDIRLLYGESPWGSSVIDFENPPNKPRPSGHVIAARITSENPDEGFKPSSGTVQELNFRSSKNVWGYFSVAASGGLHEFADSQFGHCFSWGENRQQARENLVIALKELSIRGDFRTTVEYLITLLETNRFLDNSIDTAWLDALIAERVQSEKPDILLGVMCGSLHIADRQITESFSSFQTSLEKGQIQAANTLTNVVDVELINDGIRYKVQAAKSGANSYFLLMNSSFKEIEVHRLSDGGLLISLEGASYTTYMKEEVDRYRIVIGNQTCVFEKENDPSLLRSPSAGKLINMIVEDGAHVSKGQAFAEIEVMKMVMTLTSQEAGTVTFVRRPGAVLDAGSLLGHLELDDPSLVTKAQPFKGQFLQPENAPVPEKLNRVHNTYKSILENTLSGYCLPEPFNAQRLRDIIEKFMQSLRDPSLPLLELQEVIASISGRIPISVEKKIRKLMTLYERNITSVLAQFPSQQIASVIDSHAATLQKRADRDVFFLTTQSIVQLVQRYRNGIRGRMKAAVHELLRQYYDVESQFQYGHYDKCVGLVREHNKDDMQTVVNTIFSHSQVAKKNLLVTLLIDHLWANEPGLTDELANTLSELTSLNRAEHSRVALRSRQVLIAAHQPAYELRHNQMESIFLSAVDMYGHDFHPENLQRLILSETSIFDILHDFFYHSNRAVCNAALEVYVRRAYTSYELTCLQHLELSGGLPLVHFQFLLPTAHPNRLFSRMSSPDGLDQAAAESLGNSFVRTGAIAAFDSFEHFEMYSDEILDLLEDFVSPAMVNAKVLEAVDAADSISDSRHSTSINVSLSDPVTRANAAEEAKSTEPIHIVSVAVRETGELDDLQMAQIFGNYCQEHNEELFQRRIRRITFAALKKRQFPKFFTFRARDKFTEDRIYRHLEPASAFHLELNRMKTYDLEALPTANQKMHLYLGKAKVSKGQEVTDYRFFIRSIIRHSDLITKEASFEYLQNEGERVLLEAMDELEVAFSHPHAKRTDCNHIFLNFVPTVIMDPAKIEESVTKMIMRYGPRLWKLRVLQAELKMVIRQSPQSPTQAVRLCIANDSGYFLDISMYTEQTEPETGIIKFKAYGEKQGSLHGHPISTPYMTKDFLQQKRFQAQSNGTTYVYDVPDMFRQMTERHWREFSKARPTVDIRTPDKILIECKELVLEGDNLVEMQRLPGENNCGMVAWRIVLATPEYPNGREIIVIANDLTYLIGSFGIKEDVLFAKASQLARQLKVPRIYISVNSGARIGLAEEVKAMFKIAWEDPEEPDKGFKYLYLSTEDYAQVANLNSVRAILIEDEGEQRYKITDIIGKDDGLGVENLRYAGLIAGETSQAYEEIVTIAMVTCRTIGIGSYVVRLGQRVIQIDNSHIILTGYAALNKLLGRKVYASNNQLGGTQIMFNNGVTHKTEAIDLDGVYTILDWLSYIPAYIGCDLPIVLPSDRIERPVDFMPTKSPYDPRWMLGGRVNPVNANDWENGFFDRDSWSEIMASWAKTVVTGRARLGGVPVGVIAVETRTVEVEMPADPANLDSEAKTLQQAGQVWYPDSSYKTAQAIKDFGREELPLIVFANWRGFSGGMKDMYEQIVKFGAYIVDGLREYKKPVLIYLPPNAELRGGAWAVLDSLINPRYMETYADPEARGGVLEPEGIVEIKYKEKDLIKTIHRLDPTTIGLKKELDEANASGDKVRAAQVDEKIKARIAVLMHVYHTVAVHFADLHDTPERMLEKECISEIVPWRDSRRWLYWRLRRLLLEDAYIKKILRAQDNLSVGQAKQMLRRWLVEEKGATEAYLWDKNEEMVSWYEEQINAESIVSRNVNSVRRDAIISTISKMLEDCPDVALDAVVGLCQGLTPVNRGVVVRTLAQMQLNEETSNSNQG; this is encoded by the exons ATGTTGAAGCGTCGCGCCAGCAAGCGTTTCGTACTTGTTGAGTCCGGTGAAGATAATGCCAACGGTTCCGGATCCGGATCCGGCTCGGGCTCGGGCTCGGGATCAGGAGTGGTTATACCCCAATTTGTGGCCGTAGATTGCGGGCAGAAcgagagcaacaacaataacaacaaccaTGTCGGCGAGATGAGTGCCAGCATCAGCAATCACAATAGCGCCAACAACCAGTCGTCGCCATCGCTGCTCAGCGTGCCCGTGGTGGGAACCCTCAA GCCGAGTATGTCGCGTGGCACAGGGCTGGGCCAGGACCGGCACCAGGATCGCGACTTCCACATCGCCACCACCGAGGAGTTCGTGAAGCGCTTCGGCGGCACCCGAGTGATCAACAAGGTCCTGATTGCCAACAACGGTATCGCGGCCGTCAAGTGCATGCGATCCATCCGGAGATGGGCGTACGAAATGTTCAAGAACGAGCGAGCCATCAGGTTTGTGGTGATGGTCACTCCGGAGGATCTGAAGGCGAATGCCGAATACATTAAGATGGCGGATCACTATGTGCCCGTGCCCGGCGGatcgaacaacaacaactacgcCAATGTCGAGCTCATCGTGGACATTGCTCTTCGCACCCAAGTGCAG GCCGTGTGGGCTGGTTGGGGTCATGCCTCCGAGAACCCGAAGCTGCCTGAGCTGCTCCACAAAGAGGGTCTGGTGTTCCTTGGCCCTCCGGAACGTGCCATGTGGGCGCTTGGCGACAAGGTGGCCTCCTCGATTGTGGCCCAAACTGCCGAAATTCCCACCCTGCCGTGGTCCGGATCGGACCTGAAGGCCCAGTACAGTGGCAAGAAGATCAAAATTTCCAGTGAGCTCTTCGCCCGCGGCTGTGTGACCAATGTGGAACAGGGTCTGGCTGCAGTTAACAAGATTG GCTTCCCCGTAATGATCAAGGCCTCGGAAGGAGGTGGTGGCAAGGGTATTCGCCGCGTGGACACCACTGAGGAGTTCCCCGCCCTGTTCCGCCAGGTGCAAGCTGAGGTGCCCGGCTCACCAATTTTCGTGATGAAGCTGGCACGCGGAGCCCGCCACTTGGAGGTGCAACTGCTGGCGGATCAGTACGGCAATGCCATTAGCTTGTTCGGCCGTGACTGCTCCATCCAGCGTCGTCATCAGAAAATTATTGAGGAAGCTCCTGCCATCGTGGCCCAGCCAGAGGTGTTCGAGGACATGGAGAAGGCCGCCGTGCGGCTCGCCAAGATGGTGGGTTACGTCAGCGCGGGAACTGTGGAGTATCTATATGATCCGGAGGGTCGCTACTTCTTCCTGGAGCTGAACCCCCGTCTGCAGGTGGAGCATCCGTGTACGGAGATGGTGGCCGATGTGAATCTTCCCGCTGCTCAGCTGCAGATTGGAATGGGAATTCCCCTTTACCGGCTCAAGGACATCCGTCTGTTGTACGGAGAGTCTCCGTGGGGCTCCTCAGTCATTGACTTCGAAAATCCACCGAACAAACCGCGTCCCTCCGGACATGTTATCGCTGCTCGTATCACCTCGGAGAACCCCGACGAGGGCTTTAAGCCCAGTTCTGGAACCGTTCAGGAGCTTAACTTCCGGTCGAGCAAAAATGTGTGGGGCTACTTCAGTGTGGCTGCCAGTGGAGGATTGCACGAGTTCGCGGACTCACAGTTTGGGCATTGTTTCTCCTGGGGCGAGAATCGTCAGCAGGCTCGAGAGAACCTGGTGATTGCCCTGAAGGAGCTGTCCATTCGAGGTGATTTCCGAACGACGGTGGAGTACCTGATCACTCTGCTGGAAACGAATCGGTTCCTCGACAACAGCATCGACACCGCCTGGCTAGATGCCTTGATCGCAGAGCGTGTGCAATCCGAGAAGCCTGATATCCTGTTGGGCGTAATGTGCGGATCGCTGCATATCGCAGATCGTCAAATCACTGAGAGCTTCTCCAGCTTCCAGACCTCTCTGGAGAAAGGTCAGATCCAAGCAGCGAACACGCTAACGAACGTGGTGGATGTGGAGCTAATCAACGATGGCATCCGTTACAAGGTGCAGGCCGCCAAGAGCGGAGCCAACTCGTACTTCCTGCTGATGAACAGCTCGTTCAAGGAGATCGAGGTGCACCGCCTCTCCGACGGAGGTTTGCTCATCTCTTTGGAGGGCGCCTCCTACACCACGTACATGAAGGAAGAGGTGGATCGCTACCGCATTGTGATTGGCAACCAGACATGTGTCTTCGAAAAGGAGAACGATCCATCGCTGCTGCGCAGTCCGTCTGCGGGAAAGCTCATCAACATGATTGTGGAAGATGGCGCACATGTAAGCAAGGGCCAGGCCTTTGCTGAGATTGAGGTGATGAAGATGGTGATGACCCTGACGTCCCAGGAGGCAGGCACAGTAACGTTTGTGCGTCGACCAGGAGCTGTTCTGGATGCAGGATCCCTTTTGGGCCACTTGGAGCTGGACGATCCATCGCTGGTGACGAAAGCACAGCCCTTCAAGGGTCAGTTCCTGCAGCCAGAGAATGCACCGGTGCCGGAGAAACTAAACAGGGTGCACAATACTTACAAGAGCATCCTTGAAAACACACTGTCTGGTTACTGCCTGCCGGAACCTTTCAATGCGCAGAGACTGAGGGACATTATCGAGAAATTTATGCAAAGCTTGCGGGATCCCTCGTTGCCGCTGTTGGAGCTGCAAGAAGTTATCGCCTCCATCTCAGGCCGCATACCCATATCCGTGGAGAAGAAGATCCGGAAACTGATGACGCTGTACGAGCGAAACATAACTAGTGTGCTGGCCCAATTCCCCTCGCAGCAGATCGCCAGTGTTATTGACAGCCATGCGGCCACGCTGCAGAAGCGCGCTGACCGAGATGTCTTCTTCCTGACCACCCAGAGCATTGTGCAGCTGGTGCAGCGGTATAGGAACGGAATCCGCGGCAGGATGAAGGCCGCCGTTCATGAGCTACTGCGTCAGTACTACGATGTAGAGTCGCAGTTCCAGTATGGACACTACGACAAATGCGTGGGACTGGTGCGAGAGCACAACAAGGACGACATGCAGACGGTGGTCAACACCATCTTCTCGCACTCTCAGGTGGCCAAAAAGAATCTGCTGGTCACTCTGCTCATTGATCACCTGTGGGCCAACGAACCTGGACTAACGGACGAATTGGCCAACACGCTGAGTGAATTGACCTCCTTGAATCGAGCTGAGCACTCTAGGGTTGCTCTGCGCTCCCGCCAAGTTCTTATCGCTGCCCACCAGCCGGCCTATGAGCTGCGCCACAACCAAATGGAGTCGATCTTCCTCTCCGCCGTTGACATGTACGGTCATGACTTCCACCCCGAGAACCTGCAGCGCCTGATTCTGTCGGAGACCTCAATCTTTGACATTCTGCACGACTTCTTCTACCACTCTAACCGGGCAGTGTGCAATGCTGCTCTGGAAGTCTATGTGAGGAGAGCTTACACATCCTATGAGCTGACCTGCTTGCAGCATTTGGAACTCTCCGGTGGCCTGCCGCTGGTGCATTTCCAGTTCCTCCTCCCCACAGCTCACCCGAACAGGCTGTTCTCGCGCATGTCCTCCCCCGATGGATTGGATCAGGCAGCGGCAGAGTCCTTGGGAAACTCATTCGTGCGCACCGGAGCGATAGCAGCCTTTGACTCCTTCGAACACTTTGAGATGTACTCGGACGAGATTCTGGATCTGCTCGAAGACTTCGTCTCGCCAGCCATGGTTAATGCCAAGGTCCTGGAAGCCGTAGATGCAGCGGATTCCATCTCGGACAGCCGACACAGCACCTCGATCAATGTGTCCTTGTCGGATCCCGTAACCCGGGCGAATGCTGCCGAGGAGGCCAAGTCCACCGAACCGATTCACATTGTTAGTGTGGCTGTGAGAGAAACGGGCGAGCTGGATGACCTGCAAATGGCCCAGATCTTTGGAAATTATTGCCAAGAGCATAACGAGGAGCTCTTCCAGCGACGCATTCGTAGGATTACATTTGCTGCTCTGAAGAAGCGTCAATTCCCCAAGTTCTTCACGTTCAGAGCCAGGGATAAGTTCACGGAGGATCGTATTTACCGGCATCTGGAGCCAGCATCTGCTTTCCATCTGGAGCTGAACCGCATGAAGACGTACGATCTGGAGGCTCTGCCCACGGCTAACCAGAAGATGCACCTGTACCTTGGCAAGGCCAAGGTGTCGAAAGGTCAAGAGGTCACGGACTACCGCTTCTTCATTCGCTCGATCATCCGTCATTCAGATCTGATTACCAAGGAAGCCTCTTTCGAGTATCTGCAAAACGAAGGAGAGCGCGTGCTCCTGGAGGCCATGGATGAGCTGGAGGTGGCATTCTCGCATCCGCACGCCAAGCGCACCGACTGCAACCACATCTTCCTGAACTTTGTGCCCACCGTCATCATGGATCCGGCTAAGATCGAGGAGTCTGTGACAAAGATGATTATGCGATATGGTCCGCGTCTGTGGAAGCTGCGTGTACTGCAGGCTGAGCTCAAGATGGTCATCCGCCAGTCACCACAGTCACCCACTCAGGCAGTGCGTCTGTGCATTGCAAATGACTCCGGCTACTTCCTGGATATTTCGATGTACACCGAGCAAACAGAACCAGAGACAGGAATC ATTAAGTTCAAGGCCTACGGTGAGAAGCAGGGATCTCTGCACGGACATCCCATTTCCACGCCCTACATGACCAAGGACTTCCTGCAGCAGAAACGTTTCCAGGCGCAGTCCAACGGTACCACCTATGTCTATGATGTGCCCGACATGTTCCGCCAGATGACCGAGCGTCACTGGAGAGAATTCTCCAAGGCTCGTCCCACCGTGGACATTCGCACTCCGGACAAGATTTTGATCGAGTGCAAGGAGCTGGTCCTCGAGGGCGACAACCTTGTAGAGATGCAGCGTCTGCCCGGCGAGAACAAT TGCGGCATGGTGGCTTGGCGCATTGTCTTGGCTACTCCCGAATATCCGAATGGCCGTGAGATCATTGTTATAGCCAACGATCTCACCTACTTGATTGGTTCCTTTGGAATTAAGGAGGACGTTCTGTTTGCCAAGGCTTCCCAATTGGCTCGCCAACTCAAAGTACCGAGG ATATACATCTCCGTGAACAGCGGTGCCCGCATCGGACTTGCTGAGGAGGTTAAAGCTATGTTCAAGATCGCATGGGAGGATCCAGAAGAGCCAGATAAGGGTTTCAAGTACCTTTACTTGAGCACCGAGGACTATGCTCAGGTGGCCAACCTGAACTCGGTGAGGGCTATCCTGATCGAGGACGAGGGCGAGCAGCGTTACAAGATTACCGACATCATCGGCAAGGACGATGGCCTGGGCGTGGAGAACCTGCGCTACGCTGGCTTGATTGCCGGTGAAACGTCGCAGGCCTACGAGGAGATTGTTACCATCGCTATGGTTACCTGCCGCACCATTGGCATTGGATCCTATGTGGTGCGCCTGGGTCAGCGCGTTATCCAGATCGATAATTCGCACATTATACTCACTGGCTATGCTGCGCTCAACAAG CTGCTTGGACGCAAGGTGTATGCCTCTAATAATCAGTTGGGTGGCACACAGATCATGTTTAACAACGGAGTCACCCACAAAACAGAGGCCATCGACTTGGACGGTGTCTACACCATCCTCGACTGGCTCTCGTACATCCCCGCATACATCGGTTGTGACCTGCCCATCGTTTTGCCCAGCGATCGCATCGAACGCCCTGTGGACTTCATGCCCACCAAGTCGCCCTACGATCCGCGCTGGATGCTAGGCGGCCGTGTGAATCCTGTGAACGCGAATGACTGGGAGAATGGATTCTTTGATCGGGACTCGTGGAGCGAAATCATGGCCTCGTGGGCCAAGACGGTGGTCACTGGTCGCGCCCGTCTAGGCGGTGTCCCCGTGGGTGTAATAGCCGTTGAGACCCGCACCGTAGAAGTGGAGATGCCCGCCGATCCTGCCAATCTCGATTCGGAAGCCAAGACCCTGCAGCAGGCAGGTCAGGTGTGGTACCCCGACTCATCGTACAAAACGGCACAAGCAATCAAAGATTTTGGACGAGAGGAGTTGCCGCTTATTGTTTTCGCAAATTGGCGAGGCTTCTCCGGCGGCATGAAGGACATGTACGAGCAAATCGTCAAGTTCGGAGCATACATTGTCGACGGCCTGCGGGAGTACAAGAAGCCTGTGCTCATCTATCTGCCGCCCAACGCCGAGCTGCGAGGTGGAGCCTGGGCCGTGCTGGATTCCCTCATTAACCCGCGCTACATGGAAACGTATGCCGATCCGGAGGCCAGAGGAGGTGTTCTCGAGCCGGAGGGCATTGTGGAAATAAAGTACAAAGAGAAGGATCTGATCAAGACGATTCACCGCTTGGATCCGACCACCATTGGG CTGAAAAAGGAGCTCGATGAGGCAAATGCGTCTGGCGACAAGGTCAGGGCTGCTCAGGTGGACGAAAAGATCAAGGCCCGCATCGCTGTGCTTATGCACGTCTACCACACGGTAGCAGTTCACTTTGCCGACCTGCACGACACGCCAGAGCGAATGCTAGAGAAGGAGTGTATCAGTGAGATTGTGCCTTGGCGCGATTCCCGCCGCTGGCTGTACTGGCGTCTGCGACGTCTCCTGTTGGAGGACGCGTATATTAAGAAGATCCTGCGCGCTCAGGACAATCTCTCCGTGGGTCAGGCCAAGCAGATGCTGCGTCGCTGGCTGGTAGAGGAGAAGGGTGCCACAGAG GCTTATCTGTGGGACAAAAACGAGGAAATGGTGTCTTGGTATGAGGAGCAGATCAATGCCGAATCTATTGTTTCTCGCAACGTTAACTCCGTGAGACGGGATGCCATTATTTCTACCATTTCGAAAATGCTCGAG GACTGTCCCGACGTAGCGCTGGACGCTGTAGTGGGTCTTTGCCAAGGTCTGACGCCCGTGAATCGTGGCGTCGTCGTACGCACACTAGCCCAGATGCAGCTGAATGAGGAGACCTCTAACAGCAACCAGGGATGA